Part of the Deltaproteobacteria bacterium genome, CGGGCATGGGCATCGGCATGTTCGAGGAACTCGAGTTCGACCGCAACCAGCTCCTCAACGGCAACATCCTGGAGTACCGCCTGCCGCGTTTCTCCGACATGCCGCGGACGGTAAAGCTGGAGCTGGTGCAGAACCGCGACGGGGTGGGGCCCTACGGCGCCAAGGGCGGCGGCGAGGCCTCCCTCAACTCGCTGCCCGCCAACATCGCCAACGCGGTCTACTCCGCCACCGGCGCGCGCATCCGCCGGGCGCCGCTGACGCCGGAAAAGGTCTGGCGCGCTATCCGCGAGGTTCGCGCGACGCGGGGAGAGAACGAGTCATGATGCCGCTGAGACGCTTCGCCATCCACCGGCCCGCCGACCTGACCGAGGCCGCGGAGATGCTCGACCGCTACGGCGACAACGGCACCCTGTACGCCGGCGGCACCGAGTTGCTGCTGGCCATGCGGCACGATTTGTTGCGCTACGAGCACCTGATCGACATCAAGGCCGTGGCCGGGCTGGACGCCATCGAGCGCCGGGACGGGCACCTGCACATCGGCGCCGGCGCCACCCACCGGATGATCGAGCGCTCCGCCGTGGTGCGGGAGCTGCTGCCGGTGATGGCCGAGATGGCGGCCAACGTCGCCAACGTGCGCGTGCGCGCCAGTGGCACGCTGGGTGGGAACCTGGCCTTCGCCGAGCCCCACTCCGATCCGGCGACCCTGCTGCTGGCCCTGGGCGGCACCGCCCGAGCCCAGGGCAGGTCGGGAGAACGGACCCTCGCCATGGACGAGCTTCTGGCCGGGGCCTATGAGAACTCCCTCGCCCGGGACGAGGTGCTGACCGGCGTGGAGGTGCCGCTGCCGGGACCGTCACAGCGTTGCGCCTACCTCAAGTTCCAGGTCCACGAACGGCCGTTGCTCGGGCTGGCGCTGTCCGTCGATCTGGACGACGGTGGCGAGATCCACCAAGCCAGTTGCGCCGTCGGCTGCGTGAGCCCCACACCGTGCCGCTCGGAGGTAGCGGAAAGCCTCATCGCCGGTCCCGCCGATTCCGTGGAACAACGGCTTCAGGAGGCCGCCGACGCCCTCGCCGCCGAAGCCACGCTCACCGACGACCGCGAAGGCAGCGCCGAGTACAAGCGCCACCTCATCGGCGTGCTGCTGCGCCGCGCCGCCCGGAAATGCCTCGACGGCAATGGGTAAGGGCCGCGGCCGTGTGAATACCACTCCCACCCGCCCGATTCCCGCTTTCCAGGCTGCGTCAAAACACCATCTGAGAGAGACAATAACCCCCTGAATCGTCATTCCCGCGGAAGCGGGAATGACTGTATGGGGCGTCGTTGGCATTTTGTATCCGAGCGGAGTCTCGACACGCCGCGGAAAGCGGTATCCAGGGGCAACGGAGGAGCTTCCATCATGCGTTTTCCCTCTCCCCTCATTCCCGGAACGCTGGTGCAGCGTTACAAGCGCTTCCTCGCCGATGTGCGCCTGGACGACGGCACCCTCGTAACCGCGCACTGCACCAACACCGGCAGCATGTTGGGCTGCAACGAGCCCGGCAGCCGCGTCTACCTCTCCGAACAGCACGGCAAGAACCGCAAGCTCCCCTATACCTGGGAGCTGATCCGGGTGGGCCGAACGCTGGTTGGGATCAATACCCTGGCGGCCAACCGGCTTGCGCGGGAAGGGATCGAATCCGGGATCGTCAAGGAGCTGCAAGGTTACGAACGCCTCCGGCCCGAGGTGCCGACGCGGCCGGGATCGCGGTTGGA contains:
- a CDS encoding xanthine dehydrogenase family protein molybdopterin-binding subunit; translation: GMGIGMFEELEFDRNQLLNGNILEYRLPRFSDMPRTVKLELVQNRDGVGPYGAKGGGEASLNSLPANIANAVYSATGARIRRAPLTPEKVWRAIREVRATRGENES
- a CDS encoding FAD binding domain-containing protein; translated protein: MMPLRRFAIHRPADLTEAAEMLDRYGDNGTLYAGGTELLLAMRHDLLRYEHLIDIKAVAGLDAIERRDGHLHIGAGATHRMIERSAVVRELLPVMAEMAANVANVRVRASGTLGGNLAFAEPHSDPATLLLALGGTARAQGRSGERTLAMDELLAGAYENSLARDEVLTGVEVPLPGPSQRCAYLKFQVHERPLLGLALSVDLDDGGEIHQASCAVGCVSPTPCRSEVAESLIAGPADSVEQRLQEAADALAAEATLTDDREGSAEYKRHLIGVLLRRAARKCLDGNG
- the sfsA gene encoding DNA/RNA nuclease SfsA produces the protein MRFPSPLIPGTLVQRYKRFLADVRLDDGTLVTAHCTNTGSMLGCNEPGSRVYLSEQHGKNRKLPYTWELIRVGRTLVGINTLAANRLAREGIESGIVKELQGYERLRPEVPTRPGSRLDFLLENPGQQCYVEVKNVTLVADRVAIFPDAVSERGTKHLKELIRLRRRGHRAVLLFVIQRGPCPSFRPADEIDAEYGRWLRRAAKAGVEIYPYQAKVTVRGISLREAVPLQL